The Tripterygium wilfordii isolate XIE 37 chromosome 5, ASM1340144v1, whole genome shotgun sequence genome window below encodes:
- the LOC119998487 gene encoding receptor-like protein kinase FERONIA, whose translation MAVKVSMLAILCLASTIFAADYVPTEKILLNCGAPADSTDGDNLKWTTDLGSKFLSSEKSSTSVAATQDPAVSSVPFMTARVFQSDFTYSIPVASGRKFVRLYFYSNSYNGRNATDALFSVTSGSYTLLKNFSVAQTSDALNLAYIVKEYSINVDGAWLNITFSPSSNSSKAYAFANGIEVLSMPDIYSSTDGTLTVVGSSSSFTIDNTTALENVYRLNVGGNDISPSGDTGMLRSWSNDMPYIRGAALGVTVTADSNVTIKYPSSMPTYLAPLDVYATARSMGPDPNLNVNYNLTWIFSVDSGFSYLFRLHFCELADYITKINQRVFDIFLLNQTAESGADVIAWTGDNGNGIPFYKDYVVLVPGGGAQQDVWLALHPNEASKSQYYDSILNGVEIFKLSDTNDNLAGPNPIAEHNVIDPSKVLPPSHVGHSKNKTAVIAGGISAGIVAALIIAFCFVGAARWRRDGKEASASDGPSGWLPLSLYGNSHSAGSAKTNTTGSYASSLPANLCRHFSFAEIKAATNNFDEALILGVGGFGKVYKGEIDGGSTKVAIKRGNPLSEQGIHEFQTEIEMLSKLRHRHLVSLIGYCEENCEMILVYDYMAYGTLREHLYKTQKPPLPWKQRLEICIGSARGLHYLHTGAKYTIIHRDVKTTNILLDEKWVAKVSDFGLSKTGPALDHTHVSTVVKGSFGYLDPEYFRRQQLTEKSDVYSFGVVLFEILCARPALNPTLPKEQVSLAEWAAHCLKKGILDQIMDPYLKGKIAPECFEKFAETAMKCVSDQGIERPSMGDVLWNLEFALQLQESAEESGQGISGLDDEEVPFTAGKGKNDPDASPGYDGIVTDSKSSGMSMSIGGRSLASDDSDGLTPSAVFSQIMNPKGR comes from the coding sequence ATGGCGGTCAAAGTTTCAATGTTAGCTATTCTTTGTTTAGCTTCCACTATCTTCGCAGCAGACTATGTACCCACCGAGAAGATACTTCTCAATTGTGGTGCACCTGCAGACTCCACCGACGGGGATAACTTGAAATGGACCACTGATTTAGGGTCCAAATTCTTGTCATCCGAGAAATCCTCAACATCGGTGGCCGCCACGCAGGATCCTGCTGTTTCCTCAGTTCCTTTCATGACTGCTCGGGTTTTTCAGTCTGATTTTACATACAGTATTCCAGTGGCTTCGGGTCGCAAGTTTGTGCGCCTCTATTTCTATTCTAACTCCTACAATGGGCGTAATGCTACTGATGCTCTCTTCTCTGTCACATCTGGTTCGTATACACTGCTCAAGAACTTCAGTGTGGCTCAAACGTCGGATGCTTTGAATCTTGCATACATTGTAAAGGAATATTCCATCAACGTGGATGGTGCATGGTTGAACATAACTTTTAGTCCTTCTTCTAATAGTTCAAAAGCTTATGCATTTGCCAATGGTATTGAGGTGCTTTCGATGCCGGATATTTATAGTTCTACAGATGGAACTTTAACTGTTGTGggttcatcttcttcgtttACCATTGATAACACAACCGCACTTGAGAATGTTTATCGGTTAAATGTGGGTGGAAATGATATCTCACCTTCTGGTGATACGGGTATGTTAAGATCTTGGTCTAATGACATGCCATATATTCGTGGGGCGGCACTAGGAGTTACAGTGACTGCCGATTCAAATGTGACGATCAAGTACCCTTCTAGCATGCCTACTTATCTAGCGCCACTTGATGTCTATGCCACGGCAAGGTCAATGGGGCCTGATCCTAATCTCAATGTGAACTACAATTTGACCTGGATTTTTAGTGTTGATTCGGGATTTTCTTACTTGTTTAGGCTCCATTTCTGTGAGCTTGCTGATTACATAACCAAGATTAATCAGAGAGTATTTGACATTTTTCTTCTCAACCAAACTGCCGAGAGTGGGGCAGATGTGATTGCCTGGACGGGGGACAATGGTAATGGTATTCCATTTTACAAGGATTACGTGGTGCTCGTACCTGGTGGGGGTGCGCAACAAGATGTGTGGCTTGCACTGCATCCGAATGAAGCTTCCAAGTCTCAGTATTATGATTCAATTTTAAATGGAGTGGAGATATTCAAGTTAAGTGATACAAATGATAATCTTGCTGGGCCAAATCCAATCGCTGAACACAATGTTATTGACCCATCAAAGGTTTTACCACCTTCTCATGTCGGGCattcaaagaacaaaactgCCGTGATTGCTGGAGGTATAAGTGCTGGAATTGTTGCTGCCCTCATTATTGCGTTCTGTTTTGTTGGTGCTGCTCGTTGGCGTAGGGATGGGAAGGAGGCAAGTGCCAGTGATGGGCCATCTGGGTGgctacctctttctctatacgGAAATTCACATTCTGCTGGCTCTGCCAAGACAAACACTACTGGAAGTTATGCCTCTTCCCTTCCGGCAAACCTTTGCCGGCATTTCTCGTTTGCTGAGATCAAGGCGGCTACCAACAACTTTGATGAAGCTCTAATTCTGGGGGTAGGAGGTTTTGGCAAAGTCTATAAGGGAGAAATTGATGGCGGCTCAACTAAAGTTGCAATCAAGCGCGGGAACCCACTCTCTGAGCAAGGCATCCATGAGTTCCAAACTGAGATTGAAATGCTTTCAAAACTTCGTCACCGCCATCTTGTGTCGTTGATTGGATATTGTGAAGAGAACTGCGAGATGATCCTTGTTTATGATTACATGGCTTATGGCACACTGCGTGAACACCTGTACAAAACACAAAAGCCGCCCCTGCCATGGAAGCAAAGACTTGAAATATGCATAGGATCTGCGCGTGGTTTACACTATCTGCATACTGGTGCCAAATACACTATCATCCACCGGGATGTTAAGACAACGAACATTCTTCTGGATGAGAAATGGGTAGCCAAAGTTTCTGATTTTGGGCTTTCAAAAACAGGTCCTGCATTGGATCACACTCATGTCAGCACTGTGGTGAAGGGCAGTTTTGGCTATCTTGATCCAGAATACTTCAGAAGGCAGCAACTAACTGAGAAATCTGATGTGTATTCTTTTGGGGTGGTTCTCTTTGAAATCCTGTGTGCTCGACCAGCCTTGAACCCGACACTGCCAAAGGAGCAAGTGAGCTTGGCAGAGTGGGCTGCACATTGCCTTAAGAAAGGCATTCTTGATCAGATTATGGATCCCTATCTGAAGGGGAAAATTGCCCCAGAATGCTTCGAGAAATTTGCTGAGACTGCAATGAAGTGTGTTTCTGATCAAGGTATTGAAAGGCCGTCGATGGGTGATGTTCTTTGGAACCTTGAGTTTGCTTTGCAGCTACAAGAGAGCGCAGAGGAGAGTGGCCAGGGCATTAGTGGATTAGACGATGAGGAGGTGCCATTCACTGCTGGTAAAGGGAAGAACGATCCTGATGCATCCCCAGGTTATGATGGTATTGTGACAGATTCAAAGAGCAGTGGCATGAGTATGAGCATTGGTGGCCGGAGCTTGGCTAGCGACGATTCCGATGGCTTGACGCCAAGTGCTGTCTTTTCCCAGATCATGAATCCCAAAGGCCGGTGA
- the LOC119998164 gene encoding thioredoxin H-type-like, translating into MGACLSKNHDDGDDSEHDIDFAGGNVHLITEKESWEQKLSEANKDGKIVIANFSATWCGPCRMIAPLYSELSEKYPSLMFLVVDVDKLSDFSSGWDIKATPTFFFLRDGQQVDKLVGANKPELQKKITAAVDSIGPRHK; encoded by the exons ATGGGAGCTTGCTTGTCGAAG AATCacgatgatggtgatgattctGAGCACGACATTGACTTTGCTGGTGGTAATGTGCACCTGATCACTGAAAAGGAAAGTTGGGAGCAGAAGTTGTCAGAAGCAAATAAAGACGGAAAGATT GTTATTGCGAACTTCAGTGCAACATGGTGTGGTCCTTGTAGAATGATTGCGCCATTGTACAGCGAGTTATCTGAGAAATACCCTTCTTTGATGTTCTTGGTGGTTGATGTTGACAAACTAAGT GATTTTAGCAGTGGATGGGATATCAAGGCCACTCCTACATTCTTCTTTCTTAGAGATGGCCAGCAAGTTGACAAACTTGTAGGAGCTAACAAACCAGAACTACAGAAGAAGATAACTGCTGCTGTGGACTCAATTGGCCCTCGTCACAAATGA
- the LOC119998169 gene encoding myosin-2-like, whose product MEDEKKKKRNKKKKNKQTKDVAVTGGETAATNENHVNNGKSDHIQALESAEAQNGVAVCSDLNINGHQPDLIEGPILAEAEKGFCMQRETDLEDTVKRLQYENDSHIRKENALEETIQNLQNEIGLHIEQEAALEETIKQLQNETDSHRAKEVEIEMKVVQLQSEKGVWLQKEVSLEEKLEQFEKEKDSWIVTENTAKETTANLNRENTRLRMQVGELDEFRGSLLHEKEQLLENLSALQSQVQNLERSISSAHSSNELSKYISENKDLNAQVDAGSTLIEKLIAENADLVEKVNELFVELEQLKLTAQHPSTSGSNPTREIGPPSTGLISESHMNLPVLRQKINSTEVVPIKNERIDIDNVNMYTAAVTPNSFEAEDSGEIVQIPLDDNEVQDLESQVVESEGEAALPLSDAPLIGAPFRLVSFVAKYVSGADLVSKN is encoded by the exons ATGGAGgatgagaaaaagaagaagagaaacaagaaaaagaaaaacaaacagacCAAAGATGTTGCAGTCACAGGTGGAGAAACAGCTGCTACGAATGAGAATCATGTGAATAACGGCAAAAGTGATCACATCCAAGCTCTTGAGTCAGCCGAAGCTCAAAATGGGGTTGCAGTTTGCAGTGATCTGAATATCAATGGGCATCAGCCTGATTTGATTGAAGGC CCCATCTTAGCTGAAGCTGAGAAAGGATTCTGTATGCAGAGGGAG ACTGACTTGGAAGATACAGTCAAACGATTACAATATGAAAATGATTCACACATACGAAAGGAG AATGCCTTAGAAGAGACTATCCAGAATTTacaaaatgaaattggtttgCACATAGAACAAGAG GCAGCCTTAGAGGAGACAATCAAACAATTACAGAATGAAACCGACTCACACAGAGCAAAAGAG GTTGAGATAGAGATGAAAGTTGTACAATTACAGAGCGAAAAAGGTGTATGGCTTCAGAAAGAG GTAAGCTTGGAAGAAaaacttgagcaatttgagaaggAGAAAGATTCCTGGATTGTAACAGAG AATACAGCAAAAGAAACAACTGCTAACCTGAATCGTGAAAACACAAGACTACGGATGCAG GTAGGGGAGTTGGATGAATTCAGGGGCAGCCTCTTACACGAAAAGGAACAGTTGTTAGAGAACTTATCTGCTCTGCAGTCTCAGGTTCAAAACCTTGAGAGGAGCATCTCCTCTGCTCACTCATCAAATGAACTTTCAAAG TATATTTCTGAGAATAAGGACTTGAATGCTCAGGTAGATGCTGGAAGTACATTGATTGAGAAATTGATCGCAGAAAATGCAGATCTTGTTGAGAAG GTGAATGAATTGTTTGTTGAGCTCGAACAACTAAAGCTGACTGCTCAACATCCTTCCACCTCTGGAAGCAATCCAACCCGCGAAATTGGGCCTCCCTCAACTGGTCTCATTTCTGAATCTCACATGAATTTGCCTGTGTTGAGACAGAAGatcaactccactgaagtggtACCAATAAAAAATGAGAGAATTGACATTGATAATGTGAATATGTATACTGCTGCTGTAACTCCAAACTCTTTTGAAGCTGAGGATTCTGGAGAAATAGTTCAAATTCCATTGGATGACAATGAAGTTCAGGACTTGGAGTCACAGGTCGTAGAGAGTGAAGGCGAGGCTGCTTTGCCACTCTCAGATGCTCCACTTATTGGTGCTCCCTTCCGGTTGGTGTCTTTTGTTGCTAAATACGTTAGTGGTGCTGACTTGGTTAGCAAGAACTGA
- the LOC119998210 gene encoding KH domain-containing protein At2g38610-like produces MSGLYNPNFSPARAASPQIRSTPDVDSNQYLQELLAEHQKLGPFMQVLPICNRLLNQEIFRVSGMMSNQGFGVFDRLRHRSPSPMSSSNLMSNVPGTGLGSWNGLPQERLSGPAGMTMDWQGAPASPSSYTVKRILRLEIPVDTYPNFNFVGRLLGPRGNSLKRVEATTGCRVYIRGKGSIKDADKEEKLRGRPGYEHLNDPLNILIEADLPANIVDIRLRQAQEIIEELLKPVDESQDFIKRQQLRELTLLNSNFREDSPGPSGSVSPFNTSGMKRPKTGR; encoded by the exons ATGTCAGGTTTGTATAATCCCAACTTCTCTCCTGCAAGAGCTGCGTCTCCACAGATTAGAAGCACCCCAGATGTTGACAG cAATCAGTACTTGCAAGAGTTGTTGGCGGAGCATCAGAAGCTAGGACCTTTTATGCAAGTGCTTCCTATATGTAACCGACTCTTAAATCAAG AGATCTTTCGGGTCTCGGGAATGATGTCAAACCAAGGATTTGGAGTCTTTGACAGACTACGGCATAGAAGTCCCAGTCCCATGTCTTCCTCAAACCTGATGTCTAATGTTCCGGGTACAGGGTTAGGTAGTTGGAATGGTCTTCCCCAGGAG AGATTAAGTGGACCTGCTGGAATGACAATGGACTGGCAAGGTGCACCTGCAAGCCCTAGTTCATATACTGTGAAGAGGATTTTGCGTCTTGAAATACCCGTAGATACTTATCCAAAT TTCAATTTTGTTGGGCGACTTCTGGGCCCTAGAGGCAATTCGCTAAAACGCGTTGAAGCTACCACTGGCTGCCGCGTATACATTAGAGGGAAAGGGTCAATAAAGGATGCAGACAAG GAAGAGAAGCTAAGGGGAAGACCAGGCTATGAGCACTTGAACGATCCACTCAACATCTTGATTGAGGCTGATTTACCTGCCAATATTGTTGACATAAGGCTGAGACAAGCACAAGAAATCATAGAGGAGCTGCTCAAGCCAGTG GACGAGTCACAAGATTTTATCAAGAGGCAGCAGTTGCGTGAACTGACCTTGCTGAATTCAAATTTTAGAGAAGATAGTCCCGGGCCAAGTGGTAGCGTCTCTCCATTCAACACAAGTGGAATGAAACGCCCAAAAACAGGACGCTGA
- the LOC119999023 gene encoding uncharacterized protein LOC119999023, with amino-acid sequence MGLLRSLAMLFLLILLSWLLEIRSQSINHAQDLDQLLQDYAFRAFVRPKTGVPYDGVVPSNLTGIKIAAMRLRSGSLKRRGVLMYKEFEILPGVMESPYVERLVLVYHNLGNWSTMYYPLTGYSYLTPVLGLLAYSAANLSATNLPELEIRALGDPIKIKFPEVRSAPDGSVVHCVWYDRHGIANFTDVVSGNVCSTTQQGHFAIVVESVAPSPAPVSPGEGKKSNSRVWIIVGSVLGGLALLLLLAFLLLWMRKYKHKKRMQRMENAAEAGEALRMTTVGDTKAPSATLTRTQPTIESEYVP; translated from the coding sequence atgggGCTTCTTCGAAGTCTCGCGATGCTTTTTCTTCTGATATTGTTATCCTGGTTGCTGGAAATTAGGTCTCAGTCCATTAATCATGCTCAGGACCTTGATCAGCTCCTCCAAGACTATGCCTTCAGGGCTTTTGTACGCCCTAAGACGGGTGTTCCCTATGATGGGGTTGTTCCCTCAAATTTAACTGGAATTAAGATTGCAGCAATGAGACTCAGGAGTGGCAGCTTGAAAAGAAGAGGTGTTCTGATGTATAAAGAATTTGAAATCCTCCCTGGAGTTATGGAGAGCCCGTATGTGGAACGGCTTGTTTTGGTATATCATAATTTGGGTAATTGGTCGACGATGTATTATCCATTAACCGGTTATAGTTACCTGACTCCAGTGCTCGGTCTGCTTGCTTATAGCGCTGCAAATTTGTCGGCTACAAATTTACCGGAATTGGAAATTAGGGCACTTGGTGATCCCATCAAGATCAAATTCCCCGAAGTGAGATCAGCCCCTGATGGGTCAGTTGTACACTGTGTTTGGTATGATAGGCATGGCATTGCCAATTTCACCGATGTGGTATCAGGCAATGTATGTTCAACGACTCAACAAGGGCACTTTGCTATAGTTGTGGAATCTGTTGCTCCTTCTCCAGCTCCAGTCTCTCCAGGAGAAGGGAAGAAGTCTAATTCAAGAGTCTGGATTATTGTTGGTTCAGTGCTCGGGGGATTagcattgttgttgttgttggcaTTCCTGTTATTGTGGATGCGGAAATACAAGCACAAGAAGAGAATGCAACGGATGGAGAATGCTGCAGAGGCGGGAGAAGCCCTGCGGATGACCACAGTTGGGGATACAAAAGCACCATCAGCAACGCTGACTCGAACACAACCCACCATTGAGAGTGAATATGTGCCCTAA
- the LOC119998992 gene encoding RING finger and transmembrane domain-containing protein 2-like isoform X1, producing the protein MVRVRASNLTTQMEASGSNSEAYRSSLPVNGGHSRRYGILSASNIIQAPISALLEYSGLLRTARSSQQESESLISQIHNNGPDDSGTASPVAASNGEVAIRIIGAGENENDREGSGLVVGQVREGVDGQTEVSLLPIASNIQLEGAGDNRSDREAGDGVSQPESASGDGEAGEGVGANGRDSSYQTYDIQQAARCIEQVLPFSLLLLVVFIRQHLQELAGFFVTIWIAAVLYKSNDILRKQTALKGERKISVLIGISLAFTVHIVCVYWWYRNDLLYPLVMLPPRSMPPFWHAIFIIMVNDTLVRQAAMILKCILLIYYKNSKGRNYRKQGQMLTLVEYLMLLYRALLPTPVWYRFFLNKDYGSLFSSLITGLYLTFKLTSVVEKVQSFFTALKALSRKEVHYGAYATTEQVNAAGDLCAICQEKMHAPVLLRCKHIFCEDCVSEWFERERTCPLCRALVKPADLRSFSDGSTSLFFQIF; encoded by the exons ATGGTTAGGGTCCGGGCATCGAATTTGACGACGCAAATGGAGGCGTCCGGCAGCAATTCCGAGGCGTACAGGAGTTCTTTGCCTGTGAATGGTGGTCATTCTCGAAGATACGGGATATTGTCTGCTTCCAACATCATCCAGGCTCCGATTTCGGCTTTGTTAGAATATTCCGGTCTTCTACGGACGGCCAGGTCGTCTCAACAAGAATCGGAGTCTTTAATAAGTCAAATCCATAACAATGGCCCCGATGACTCTGGTACCGCCTCTCCAGTGGCTGCCAGCAATGGCGAGGTTGCAATTAGGATCATCGGCGCCGGTGAGAATGAGAACGATAGGGAGGGGTCCGGGCTGGTTGTTGGGCAAGTTAGGGAAGGAGTCGACGGTCAAACAGAGGTGTCTCTTCTGCCAATCGCGTCAAATATACAACTGGAAGGGGCGGGAGATAATAGGAGTGATCGTGAGGCGGGCGATGGAGTTTCACAACCGGAGAGTGCTAGTGGTGATGGGGAAGCTGGTGAAGGCGTTGGGGCTAACGGAAGGGATTCGTCATACCAGACATATGATATTCAGCAAGCTGCAAGATGCATTGAGCAAGTACTACCGTTCTCTTTACTTCTCTTGGTTGTGTTCATTCGCCAGCATTTGCAAG AACTTGCAGGGTTCTTTGTTACGATTTGGATTGCTGCAGTCCTGTACAAGTCAAATGACATTTTACGGAAACAAACTGCTTTGAAG GGAGAAAGAAAAATTTCTGTTCTTATAGGAATTTCTCTTGCATTCACGGTTCATATTGTTTGCGTTTATTGGTGGTATCGAAATGATCTTTTGTATCCATTGGTCATGCTTCCCCCCAGATCCATGCCACCTTTTTGGCATGCTATTTTCATTATCATGGTGAACG ATACCTTGGTGCGCCAGGCAGCAATGATACTCAAGTgcattttattgatttattacAAAAACAGTAAGGGCAGAAACTATCGCAAGCAG GGCCAAATGTTAACTTTGGTTGAGTATCTGATGTTGCTGTACCGAGCCTTATTGCCAACACCAGTCTGGTATCGTTTCTTCTTGAATAAAGACTATGGCAGCCTTTTCTCATCTTTAATAACTGGGTTATATTTGACTTTCAAGCTGACTTCTGTTGTTGAGAAG GTGCAATCTTTCTTTACTGCGTTGAAAGCACTTTCCCGTAAAGAGGTGCATTATGGAGCTTATGCAACAACAGAGCAG GTCAATGCAGCTGGAGATTTGTGTGCTATATGTCAGGAGAAGATGCATGCTCCTGTTCTGCTTCGTTGTAAACACATCTTTTGTGAAGATTGTGTATCAGAATG GTTCGAACGTGAGAGGACTTGCCCCTTGTGCAGGGCCTTGGTCAAACCAGCTGATCTCAGGTCATTTAGTGATGGGTCAACCAGTTTGTTTTTCCAGATATTCTGA
- the LOC119998992 gene encoding RING finger and transmembrane domain-containing protein 2-like isoform X2, whose amino-acid sequence MVRVRASNLTTQMEASGSNSEAYRSSLPVNGGHSRRYGILSASNIIQAPISALLEYSGLLRTARSSQQESESLISQIHNNGPDDSGTASPVAASNGEVAIRIIGAGENENDREGSGLVVGQVREGVDGQTEVSLLPIASNIQLEGAGDNRSDREAGDGVSQPESASGDGEAGEGVGANGRDSSYQTYDIQQAARCIEQVLPFSLLLLVVFIRQHLQGFFVTIWIAAVLYKSNDILRKQTALKGERKISVLIGISLAFTVHIVCVYWWYRNDLLYPLVMLPPRSMPPFWHAIFIIMVNDTLVRQAAMILKCILLIYYKNSKGRNYRKQGQMLTLVEYLMLLYRALLPTPVWYRFFLNKDYGSLFSSLITGLYLTFKLTSVVEKVQSFFTALKALSRKEVHYGAYATTEQVNAAGDLCAICQEKMHAPVLLRCKHIFCEDCVSEWFERERTCPLCRALVKPADLRSFSDGSTSLFFQIF is encoded by the exons ATGGTTAGGGTCCGGGCATCGAATTTGACGACGCAAATGGAGGCGTCCGGCAGCAATTCCGAGGCGTACAGGAGTTCTTTGCCTGTGAATGGTGGTCATTCTCGAAGATACGGGATATTGTCTGCTTCCAACATCATCCAGGCTCCGATTTCGGCTTTGTTAGAATATTCCGGTCTTCTACGGACGGCCAGGTCGTCTCAACAAGAATCGGAGTCTTTAATAAGTCAAATCCATAACAATGGCCCCGATGACTCTGGTACCGCCTCTCCAGTGGCTGCCAGCAATGGCGAGGTTGCAATTAGGATCATCGGCGCCGGTGAGAATGAGAACGATAGGGAGGGGTCCGGGCTGGTTGTTGGGCAAGTTAGGGAAGGAGTCGACGGTCAAACAGAGGTGTCTCTTCTGCCAATCGCGTCAAATATACAACTGGAAGGGGCGGGAGATAATAGGAGTGATCGTGAGGCGGGCGATGGAGTTTCACAACCGGAGAGTGCTAGTGGTGATGGGGAAGCTGGTGAAGGCGTTGGGGCTAACGGAAGGGATTCGTCATACCAGACATATGATATTCAGCAAGCTGCAAGATGCATTGAGCAAGTACTACCGTTCTCTTTACTTCTCTTGGTTGTGTTCATTCGCCAGCATTTGCAAG GGTTCTTTGTTACGATTTGGATTGCTGCAGTCCTGTACAAGTCAAATGACATTTTACGGAAACAAACTGCTTTGAAG GGAGAAAGAAAAATTTCTGTTCTTATAGGAATTTCTCTTGCATTCACGGTTCATATTGTTTGCGTTTATTGGTGGTATCGAAATGATCTTTTGTATCCATTGGTCATGCTTCCCCCCAGATCCATGCCACCTTTTTGGCATGCTATTTTCATTATCATGGTGAACG ATACCTTGGTGCGCCAGGCAGCAATGATACTCAAGTgcattttattgatttattacAAAAACAGTAAGGGCAGAAACTATCGCAAGCAG GGCCAAATGTTAACTTTGGTTGAGTATCTGATGTTGCTGTACCGAGCCTTATTGCCAACACCAGTCTGGTATCGTTTCTTCTTGAATAAAGACTATGGCAGCCTTTTCTCATCTTTAATAACTGGGTTATATTTGACTTTCAAGCTGACTTCTGTTGTTGAGAAG GTGCAATCTTTCTTTACTGCGTTGAAAGCACTTTCCCGTAAAGAGGTGCATTATGGAGCTTATGCAACAACAGAGCAG GTCAATGCAGCTGGAGATTTGTGTGCTATATGTCAGGAGAAGATGCATGCTCCTGTTCTGCTTCGTTGTAAACACATCTTTTGTGAAGATTGTGTATCAGAATG GTTCGAACGTGAGAGGACTTGCCCCTTGTGCAGGGCCTTGGTCAAACCAGCTGATCTCAGGTCATTTAGTGATGGGTCAACCAGTTTGTTTTTCCAGATATTCTGA
- the LOC119998992 gene encoding RING finger and transmembrane domain-containing protein 2-like isoform X3 has protein sequence MEASGSNSEAYRSSLPVNGGHSRRYGILSASNIIQAPISALLEYSGLLRTARSSQQESESLISQIHNNGPDDSGTASPVAASNGEVAIRIIGAGENENDREGSGLVVGQVREGVDGQTEVSLLPIASNIQLEGAGDNRSDREAGDGVSQPESASGDGEAGEGVGANGRDSSYQTYDIQQAARCIEQVLPFSLLLLVVFIRQHLQELAGFFVTIWIAAVLYKSNDILRKQTALKGERKISVLIGISLAFTVHIVCVYWWYRNDLLYPLVMLPPRSMPPFWHAIFIIMVNDTLVRQAAMILKCILLIYYKNSKGRNYRKQGQMLTLVEYLMLLYRALLPTPVWYRFFLNKDYGSLFSSLITGLYLTFKLTSVVEKVQSFFTALKALSRKEVHYGAYATTEQVNAAGDLCAICQEKMHAPVLLRCKHIFCEDCVSEWFERERTCPLCRALVKPADLRSFSDGSTSLFFQIF, from the exons ATGGAGGCGTCCGGCAGCAATTCCGAGGCGTACAGGAGTTCTTTGCCTGTGAATGGTGGTCATTCTCGAAGATACGGGATATTGTCTGCTTCCAACATCATCCAGGCTCCGATTTCGGCTTTGTTAGAATATTCCGGTCTTCTACGGACGGCCAGGTCGTCTCAACAAGAATCGGAGTCTTTAATAAGTCAAATCCATAACAATGGCCCCGATGACTCTGGTACCGCCTCTCCAGTGGCTGCCAGCAATGGCGAGGTTGCAATTAGGATCATCGGCGCCGGTGAGAATGAGAACGATAGGGAGGGGTCCGGGCTGGTTGTTGGGCAAGTTAGGGAAGGAGTCGACGGTCAAACAGAGGTGTCTCTTCTGCCAATCGCGTCAAATATACAACTGGAAGGGGCGGGAGATAATAGGAGTGATCGTGAGGCGGGCGATGGAGTTTCACAACCGGAGAGTGCTAGTGGTGATGGGGAAGCTGGTGAAGGCGTTGGGGCTAACGGAAGGGATTCGTCATACCAGACATATGATATTCAGCAAGCTGCAAGATGCATTGAGCAAGTACTACCGTTCTCTTTACTTCTCTTGGTTGTGTTCATTCGCCAGCATTTGCAAG AACTTGCAGGGTTCTTTGTTACGATTTGGATTGCTGCAGTCCTGTACAAGTCAAATGACATTTTACGGAAACAAACTGCTTTGAAG GGAGAAAGAAAAATTTCTGTTCTTATAGGAATTTCTCTTGCATTCACGGTTCATATTGTTTGCGTTTATTGGTGGTATCGAAATGATCTTTTGTATCCATTGGTCATGCTTCCCCCCAGATCCATGCCACCTTTTTGGCATGCTATTTTCATTATCATGGTGAACG ATACCTTGGTGCGCCAGGCAGCAATGATACTCAAGTgcattttattgatttattacAAAAACAGTAAGGGCAGAAACTATCGCAAGCAG GGCCAAATGTTAACTTTGGTTGAGTATCTGATGTTGCTGTACCGAGCCTTATTGCCAACACCAGTCTGGTATCGTTTCTTCTTGAATAAAGACTATGGCAGCCTTTTCTCATCTTTAATAACTGGGTTATATTTGACTTTCAAGCTGACTTCTGTTGTTGAGAAG GTGCAATCTTTCTTTACTGCGTTGAAAGCACTTTCCCGTAAAGAGGTGCATTATGGAGCTTATGCAACAACAGAGCAG GTCAATGCAGCTGGAGATTTGTGTGCTATATGTCAGGAGAAGATGCATGCTCCTGTTCTGCTTCGTTGTAAACACATCTTTTGTGAAGATTGTGTATCAGAATG GTTCGAACGTGAGAGGACTTGCCCCTTGTGCAGGGCCTTGGTCAAACCAGCTGATCTCAGGTCATTTAGTGATGGGTCAACCAGTTTGTTTTTCCAGATATTCTGA